One Sporocytophaga myxococcoides DNA segment encodes these proteins:
- a CDS encoding CBS domain-containing protein, whose amino-acid sequence MAYNPFSWVIKSMSLLEKRLVKTYQSPLDKINEEFEAATGEETTVEEKEMIKGLVKFGKTSVKQIMKSRIDITAFSSEQTFGEVLEKISKHGFSRIPVYKDGIDNVEGILNIKDLFPYIKEQENPDFDWLKLLRPAYFIPETKKIEELLKEFQQMRQHMAIVVNEYGGVAGLVTLEDIIEEIVGEIADEFDEEDQTYIKINDNSWLFEGKISLNDFCKVFDLDPSVFEEVKGEAESLGGLLLQLNSDLPELGDKIMFERFLFIVESVNNKTVKKVKVSIVEANEVNETGS is encoded by the coding sequence ATGGCTTATAATCCGTTTTCTTGGGTAATAAAGTCAATGTCGTTGCTTGAAAAGAGATTGGTAAAAACCTACCAATCACCCTTAGATAAGATTAACGAAGAATTTGAAGCGGCAACCGGGGAAGAGACTACCGTTGAAGAAAAGGAAATGATCAAAGGCTTGGTCAAATTCGGAAAAACTTCGGTAAAGCAAATCATGAAGAGCCGCATTGATATTACCGCATTTAGTTCTGAGCAGACATTCGGAGAGGTATTAGAAAAAATCAGCAAACATGGTTTCTCAAGAATACCGGTATACAAGGATGGCATTGACAATGTTGAAGGTATCCTTAACATAAAGGATTTGTTCCCTTATATTAAAGAGCAGGAGAATCCTGATTTTGACTGGCTTAAACTTCTGCGTCCCGCTTATTTTATACCCGAAACAAAAAAAATTGAAGAACTTCTTAAGGAATTCCAACAGATGCGTCAACATATGGCTATTGTTGTGAATGAATATGGAGGTGTTGCAGGTCTTGTTACCCTGGAAGATATTATTGAAGAAATTGTAGGAGAAATTGCAGATGAGTTTGATGAAGAAGATCAGACTTATATTAAGATCAATGATAACTCCTGGCTTTTCGAAGGAAAAATATCTCTTAATGATTTCTGTAAAGTATTTGACCTGGACCCTTCTGTTTTCGAAGAGGTGAAGGGAGAGGCAGAATCTCTTGGTGGTTTGCTGCTTCAGCTGAACTCTGACCTTCCTGAGCTGGGAGATAAAATTATGTTTGAGCGATTCCTATTTATAGTGGAATCTGTGAATAACAAAACTGTAAAGAAAGTAAAAGTATCAATTGTTGAGGCAAATGAGGTTAATGAAACAGGCAGCTAA
- the gldD gene encoding gliding motility lipoprotein GldD produces the protein MKQAAKFLSVIVSVAALYSCTDQEEYTPKPKGYNRIDLPNPEYVKLTEDHPYTFEISKFAEVLKDTSPIAEPHWIDVYYPEYKCNVQITYKPLHNNKQTLNELFSDSHRLKGGHQKKATSIDELVTKTDKGKYVTYFELEGEVPSQFQFYVTDSTKHFLRGALYFRTATKNDSLSPVIEYMKNDIVHMMNTLEWKN, from the coding sequence ATGAAACAGGCAGCTAAATTTTTATCAGTTATTGTATCCGTAGCTGCATTATATTCCTGCACAGATCAAGAAGAATATACGCCAAAGCCAAAGGGCTATAACCGTATCGATCTTCCGAATCCGGAATATGTAAAGTTAACAGAAGACCATCCTTATACTTTCGAAATTTCGAAATTTGCAGAGGTGTTGAAAGACACTTCTCCTATTGCTGAGCCTCATTGGATAGACGTTTATTATCCTGAATATAAATGTAATGTACAGATTACTTATAAGCCACTACACAATAATAAACAAACTTTGAACGAGCTTTTTTCGGATTCGCACAGGTTAAAAGGGGGTCACCAGAAAAAAGCTACTTCTATAGATGAGCTGGTTACCAAAACCGATAAGGGAAAATATGTGACCTACTTTGAACTGGAAGGTGAAGTGCCGAGTCAATTTCAGTTTTATGTTACGGACTCCACCAAACATTTCCTGAGAGGGGCATTGTATTTTCGGACAGCAACTAAAAATGATTCCCTTTCTCCCGTCATTGAATATATGAAAAACGACATAGTTCATATGATGAACACCTTGGAGTGGAAAAACTAA
- a CDS encoding NUDIX domain-containing protein: MKISAGLLMYVFQPELRLLLAHPGGPFFKNKDEGSWTIPKGEVGTEEEIMSAAKREFIEETGILVKDPLIDLSFVRQKSGKKVYCWAFEGEEKSIENFTSNSFEMEWPRRSGKKAVFVEIDRIELFTPAEARKKILVAQISFIDRLKDYLNKEL, from the coding sequence ATGAAAATTAGCGCAGGTCTTTTAATGTATGTTTTTCAACCAGAATTACGGTTGTTGCTTGCGCATCCGGGTGGTCCTTTTTTTAAAAATAAAGATGAAGGTAGCTGGACTATTCCTAAGGGAGAGGTGGGGACAGAGGAGGAAATTATGTCTGCAGCTAAAAGGGAATTTATTGAAGAAACAGGAATTCTGGTAAAGGATCCATTGATTGATCTTTCATTTGTTCGGCAGAAATCAGGAAAAAAAGTATATTGCTGGGCTTTTGAAGGAGAAGAAAAATCCATTGAAAATTTTACTTCAAACTCTTTCGAAATGGAATGGCCTCGCAGATCAGGAAAAAAAGCTGTTTTTGTGGAGATTGACAGAATTGAATTATTCACCCCGGCAGAGGCAAGAAAGAAAATTTTGGTAGCTCAGATCTCTTTTATAGATCGTCTGAAAGACTACCTCAATAAGGAGTTATAA
- the recG gene encoding ATP-dependent DNA helicase RecG: MAGFFETRIEFLKGIGPQKAASLNKELSIFTYADLIQHYPFRYEDRSKIYKISEVHEELPYIQIKGRITGMSSAGTLAKKRIMAEFSDGTGIIELVWFQGAKWVVSSLKTGVDYLVYGKPNIFNGKINIAHPEMELFMEKSLDKGLHPVYSTTENLKRKHLDSRAIAALQEKLLEIAMPSIQETLPTELITRYKLLSKKEAMKNIHFPGSPRLLDEAKRRLKFEELFFIQLRLFMQKQMRKENFKGQIFRNIPLLNEFYKNHLPFDLTDAQKRVVREIYKDLCSGKQMNRLLQGDVGSGKTIVAFVCMLMAIDNGAQAALMAPTEILADQHFKGLKEFADKLGLTMALLTGSTKQKDRKVIFKDLEEGKLNFIVGTHALIEDNVKFKNLGIVIIDEQHRFGVAQRAKLWKKNVIPPHILVMTATPIPRTLAMTLYGDLDISVIDELPKGRKPIKTMHQFDKDRIKLFGFMRKQIEEGRQVYVVYPLIEESETLDLKDLMDGYESISRAFPDYALGILHGRMTPDAKDYEMKRFVKGETKILVSTTVIEVGVNVPNASVMVIENAERFGLSQLHQLRGRVGRGSDQSYCILMSNYKLSRDSKVRLETMVKTNNGFEIADVDLKLRGPGDLAGTQQSGVPNLIIADLSQDAVIVKEARKAAEEIIDKDPNLDSDENRNIKRQINSFSKNDLNWSRIS, from the coding sequence ATGGCTGGATTTTTCGAAACCAGAATCGAATTTTTAAAAGGAATTGGTCCGCAGAAGGCAGCTTCTCTGAATAAGGAGTTGTCTATATTTACCTATGCGGATCTGATACAGCATTATCCTTTCCGATATGAAGACCGTTCAAAAATCTATAAAATTTCCGAAGTACATGAAGAGCTTCCCTATATTCAGATAAAGGGAAGAATTACGGGCATGTCCTCCGCTGGCACTTTGGCCAAGAAGAGGATCATGGCTGAGTTTTCTGATGGTACCGGTATCATTGAGCTTGTATGGTTTCAGGGAGCAAAATGGGTTGTGAGTTCCTTAAAGACAGGCGTTGACTATCTTGTCTATGGGAAACCCAACATTTTTAATGGAAAGATCAACATAGCGCATCCTGAAATGGAGCTTTTTATGGAGAAATCTCTCGATAAAGGACTTCATCCTGTATATAGCACAACAGAAAATCTCAAGCGCAAACATCTCGACAGCAGGGCAATTGCCGCACTTCAGGAAAAGCTTCTTGAGATCGCAATGCCTTCCATTCAGGAGACACTGCCCACTGAATTGATCACGCGCTATAAGCTTCTTTCAAAAAAAGAAGCGATGAAAAATATCCATTTTCCCGGTTCTCCAAGACTGCTTGATGAAGCTAAGCGAAGGCTCAAGTTTGAAGAACTGTTTTTCATACAGCTCCGGCTCTTCATGCAGAAACAGATGCGTAAGGAAAATTTCAAGGGGCAAATTTTCAGGAATATTCCTTTGCTGAATGAGTTCTACAAAAACCACCTGCCTTTTGACCTTACTGATGCACAGAAAAGAGTTGTAAGAGAAATATATAAAGACCTTTGTTCAGGTAAACAGATGAACAGGCTTCTTCAGGGAGATGTGGGAAGTGGAAAAACTATTGTGGCATTTGTGTGTATGCTTATGGCTATCGATAATGGAGCTCAGGCAGCATTAATGGCACCTACTGAGATTCTGGCAGATCAGCATTTCAAAGGGTTAAAAGAATTTGCAGACAAACTTGGGCTTACAATGGCATTGCTTACGGGCTCTACAAAACAGAAGGACAGAAAGGTTATTTTTAAAGACCTTGAAGAGGGGAAGTTAAATTTTATAGTAGGCACACATGCATTAATTGAAGACAATGTAAAGTTTAAAAATCTGGGTATTGTCATCATCGATGAGCAACATCGTTTTGGTGTAGCACAACGGGCAAAGCTTTGGAAGAAAAATGTAATCCCTCCTCATATACTTGTGATGACAGCAACTCCGATCCCTCGGACCCTGGCCATGACGCTTTATGGAGATCTTGATATATCTGTGATCGATGAATTACCGAAAGGGAGAAAGCCGATTAAAACAATGCATCAGTTCGATAAAGATCGAATAAAGCTTTTCGGCTTCATGAGAAAACAGATTGAAGAAGGGCGCCAGGTATATGTGGTTTATCCATTGATAGAAGAAAGCGAAACTCTTGATCTCAAAGATCTTATGGATGGATATGAAAGCATCAGCAGAGCCTTTCCGGATTATGCGCTTGGGATTCTCCACGGCCGCATGACTCCTGATGCAAAGGACTATGAGATGAAACGGTTTGTAAAGGGAGAAACAAAAATACTTGTCTCTACTACTGTTATAGAGGTTGGGGTGAATGTTCCCAATGCAAGTGTAATGGTTATTGAAAATGCAGAACGATTTGGTCTTTCGCAATTGCATCAGTTGAGGGGACGCGTAGGTAGGGGGTCTGACCAATCGTATTGTATACTAATGTCCAATTATAAACTCAGCCGTGATAGCAAGGTACGTTTAGAGACAATGGTTAAAACCAACAACGGATTTGAGATTGCAGATGTAGATTTAAAGCTAAGGGGCCCGGGGGATCTTGCGGGGACACAACAAAGCGGAGTGCCTAATCTTATCATTGCGGACTTATCACAGGATGCTGTGATCGTAAAGGAAGCCCGGAAAGCTGCTGAAGAGATTATTGATAAAGATCCTAATTTGGATAGTGATGAAAACAGGAATATTAAACGGCAGATTAATTCTTTCTCCAAGAATGATTTAAACTGGAGCAGAATAAGTTGA